Below is a genomic region from Indicator indicator isolate 239-I01 chromosome 2, UM_Iind_1.1, whole genome shotgun sequence.
GACAGAACATCACTGAAGCATAAAACAATACATTGAGCTTCTAGGGGGGGAAGTAGTGCGGTGAAAGACAGTTCACAGAAAAAAACTGCAAAGGAGAGAAGCAACTTTAAAAATAGTATTTCACACTCTACAGCCATGAATTCACCATTTGTTAAATACAAAGCTCCACTTGCGTATTTAACCAAAACTACTCTGAAGATGACATTTCCGATCACGGGAGTTCAGagagatggggacaggctggggaggagtcaAGCAGCTGACACGAGGGCTGTAGTTCAGTTGGGTAGTGACCAATGACATAAACAGCAATGAACGTTTGAGGTCTCCAAGCTCACGTTCTTCGCCAACACCAAGCTCTGGGATGGTTGGtgtctcctccccaccccaaccAGTATTAACAACTTGAAGCCAGATGGGAGCACCAGGCTGGGGTGCTGTGAGGCACAGCAGGGACATTGCTGATACCACCAGATGCAGGAggatggcagagctggcacagggccCCAGGACTGTCCTCTGCTGAGCAagaccagctgctgcaggggtgcTGGGTGTTATGGATTCTGAGAAGGTGAGGGAGAGACTTGAGCCAAGTGGGGACCATTGGCAGTTAACACAACTATTGACCCAATACCCCAACTATTGACTTGCAGCTGTAGACTAAAGCTTTGCTCCATCCTCTGGCAGAGGTCAAAGGATGACTGACTTAAGAATGTATGTGTCCTCCTTTGGTCTGGCACCCAGAAGGCTGCACTCCAAGGTATTTCCATAACTGACAGTGATACCTTTTCAGGGCTTGATATTCACTGCAGCAGATGAAATACCTCGGGGGTGTCAGAAAGACCCGTAAACAGGAAAATTTCAAttgcactttttttcccccccttccaaCAGGTAGTGGAATTTGAGGAAATGATGTGGTAACACCTAAATAACGTCATCTCCAGTTGCACCAGAACAGAGGGAAGGTGAGAAGATTAGGACATTGGAAAACAGCTCTTTATCCTAATCAATATGGGAAAGCCAATCATGCTGAACTCCTGCCTTTGGACAGACAAACATCATGAGGAACAGTAACACCCCTTCCCTTAAAGCCTAAATTAACATCTTGGGGTTACATGACAGAAAAGAGGAAGTGGTGATACATCAGCACCCAGACTGCTTAAAATAAACCTAATAGTGACACTATTTTGGGAGCTGGGTTTCGTTAGCATAGCAGAGGAGTATTTAGGCACTAGGTTAGATATGCAAGAAGTATATCAAACTTAAAAGTATTGTATTAAATATCCACACAAATATAGGAAAGATTGGACTGGGTTCTACTTCTGTCCCTTTATTAGGTCAAAAGATGAATGTGAGCGTGTCATAAGCCAATGTCCTGCAGCTTATTACACACCAAataaaaaatatagaaaataaaGGATAATCCTATCTACTTACataaaaaaggtaatttttagAGTAAGTTTCCAGACTTGCACAAAATATGTAGAAAACTGCAGACAATCAGTTTCCCTAAGAACAGCAGTTTCATGTAAAAGGTGGGTCCAACCTGCTAGCCAGATCTACTTTACCAAAAGCTCTGGAAAATTGATGCTTGGAACGCTGAGGGGCATGCCTTTGCTGTCACTAAAATGGCACAGTAAGCCACCACCACATGGATGAAGCCCTGGAGAAAGCCTCTCTGCGTCCCACTCCCACCTTTGCAAATCACTCTGGGACAAGGTACAGAAAAATCAGCTCTATTGAGGAATAACAGCAAGGTAAAGGATTGTAACAGGCATTGTGTCCAAAACTCGGTACGAGTGGATCAGGCAAGGCTGTTAAAATCGTAGTTCAATGTTCTCATCTgcacttctcctcctcctggcctgACCAAAGCAGAACAGCTGACTGAGGAGCTCTTTTGTAGCCATCCTGCTTGACCCAGcaccctcctctctctctctcaatcaCTTGCAGCACCTCAAGCTTCTTCCCATCCCACTTCATCTTTCTCCTGGTCTCCTGCCACCCAGCCCACTAGAGAGGACTCTGAAATGCAGATGAGAGGAACTACAATAGTAGGCCTGTCACGTCTTTATTGCTACAAGTCTGGCAAAGGGGCAGTCTCAATCCTTGGGTGGAGCCTGAGGCAAAAAAGGTAGGTAGGAATggttaagagggaaaaaaaaaaaacaaacaaacaacaaaaaacatgaTGAACAGCAAAATTAGGAAAAGCAGTCAACATATTTCAGGGCTCTCAGAAAAACCTCTAGCTGGAAAGTACTGAAATAATCTTGCACTTGAATGAGAGGCTTGCCTCTGCCCctggagcagtgctgtgcagcgTGTGATGGTCCCGTCTGACCTACTGGCATCAATACAGGTGTTCTCCCGCCCCTCCAAGGCTAAGGCTACTACACACAGCTACCATGACTGGTGGTTCAGTTCACAGAAATCTCACAGCTAGGGTCACTCCTTGTGCAGCGTTTGATGGAGGTGAAGGTAAAGTGGTTTCTTGGTCAACAGCtgcaatttcttccttttaaagtCAGTGGGTTTTTTGTACCTGTAACCACAAGACAGTAAAGTTACTCCCTGTGCTAGTAACAGTGGTGCAGGAAGATGGAAGCCTACTACAAAGCTTGTCCTGATCCCCATCCTCTTTACAATATTTCTGACAAGGCTTACTGGAAGCAACAACGATTTACAGGAAGAAACTCGAACCCCCTGTTTTCTCTGGATTATTATTTTAACAAAGATTTCAATTTATAAATGAACGCAAGGTTTCTGTAAGGAGAATTCCCAATATAATACTTTGGATTGCAGGAGAGGCACTGCCAGTTACTCAGTACTTCAGAAGCACTCCAGCTAGCACAGACTGAGCAGTCATCCTAGAAATGCCCAGAACTGCAGGATTCACCCTCTTCctggaaacaaaaccccaaaagcctCACTCAGAGCTTCCCTACCCACAATGAGGGTAGGTGCACATCATAACCACTGCAGCATGCCTGGCTCATCTATTTCAAGCAGGAAGACCAACCCTTGGAAATGTTCACAACATCCAGTACAACATCAGTATCTTGTGTCTCAATGCAGATTTCCTTGAGAGAAGTTCCATACCAAAACCTTGTGTGAGTTGATTTTGGCTATTTGTTTTCTAAAATACAGGTCAAAATTAACAAGTCCCCCACACAGAATTTGTTAACCTATACAAAGTCTAGTTACAAACAGCAGGCTCTTCGGCAAGAGTTGTTTTTGAGGAGGGTCTCTAGCAATTTCATTTGCCTAAaatgattttcttttcccttctctatttaaaaatagtttttttcCTTAGGGAACTCAGTCTAATGAGCCTAAGAAACCTTCCTTGATGCAAACAAGCCACACATTGTAACTGAGAACTAGTTCATTTCTTCTGCCTCTGACATAATTGCAAGTCACTTACAGTTCTATGACAATTGCCCCAGGTTTAATTTCATCCATCTCCATGAAAGCAAAGCACTTGGTGCTAGTAAACCTCTTCTTAGGTTTGTAGTGTTTGAATTCAAAGAAAATAGCTGCACCTAGAGGGGAAAATGGTTTAGCAGAAACATTAGCAAAGACAGCAGTTATCTGAGAGCTTCTCTACTGCTAAGCTGCTCTACAGACTTTGGAGGGAATTCTCTCCATCACATCCTCACAGGTAAGCTCAGGCAGCGTGGGTTAgatgagcagacagtgaggtggactgAGAATTGGCtgaacaacagagctcagagggttgtgatcagtggtgcaCTTCAGCTGGAGGCCTGTAGCTAGTGATGTTCCcagggtcagtactgggtccaatCTTGTTCAACAAACTCATCAGTGATCTGGGCGAGGGACTGAGTGTACCCtctgcaagtttgctgatgacacaaacctgagaggagtggctgacacacctgaaggctgtgctgccattcagtgagacctgaacacactggagagttgggcaggggtgaacctcatgaagttcaacaagggtaagtaTAGAGTCCTACACCTGGGGAAAAACagcccatgcaccagtacaggtgaggagATGACCTGCTGGCAAGCAGCTCAGTGGAGGAGTACGTGGGGAGAGCTCtagtggacaacaagttcaccatgagtcagcagtgtgctcctgTGGCAGAAAAGGTCACTGGGTCTCCTGTGGTGCGTtcagaagaatgtggccagcaggttaagggaggttttcctcctcttctatTTTGCCCTAGTAAGACCAcatttggagtactgtgtccacttctgagcttcccagttcaagagagacacagaaccACTGGAGAACgtccaatggagggccacaaagatgattaggggactggagcatctctgagcgACCTAgggctgtttaacctggagaagactgagaggatcctatcaatgcttataaatctCTAAAGGGTAGAGATTTATAGGAAGATGGGTCCAGACTCCTTTCACTGatctccagtgacaggacaaagggcaatggatacaaactagaacacaggaggtttcacttgaactttctttcctgtgaaggtgCTAGAACACTggccaggctgtccagagaggttgtggagactacttctctggagactttcaagacccatctagatgtgttcctctgtgacctgcagtaggtggccctgctttggcacggaggttggacttgatttctggggggccccttccaaccactaccattcagcaattctctgctctccagcatgcCTGTTACTTACTCAAAAGCTATACCATGTTCTTACAATGCTCACCACACTCTTGTGCTTGTGCTCCTCACTCAATTATTCATATGCAGGTAACAGTTTGCCCAATGTCTACGAAGATGATAAAGCAGCTCAGTACCTCTGTAGTAGAGCAAACTGCTGCAATTTTATCTATCTTCATTCCTCTCTTGTCTGCAAGTCATCACAATGACTGATTTGAAAGAGGTAGGATGCAAAATTCTATTTTTATCCTTGTCTAGATCTTGAGccctgcagcaacagcagctcagGCACAGCCCATTTATTAGAGCAGAAGCAGCCTAGAGCCAACACTTGCAAAGCTCCTGGGCCCTGTTTCAGGTCTCTGCCACCACATACCTTTTGTTAGTTTCTCAATGTGTTTCTGAATCTCAATGTCCACGTTAAAATGGACATATGTGTCCTCCTTCCTCAAGGCCACAGGAGTATCTTGCACAGGAGTCAGATCTATCCCATTCAaatctgcaggaaagaaaataataaaaaaaaaaaaaatcacatcagaATGCAAGAAGCTTCTCTGATTTAAGAGATTTATGAACCACTCCTAATActgacccaaaaaaaaaaaaaaaagagttaaggCACACTTGATCACACATCTAAcaagtattttatttctatgtTAGGTACCCAATGCTACATCTAAAGAGGACATGTACAAGAGCTCTGTCACACCTGAAAGTCACTGAAGGCTGTTGACTCAGCTATAAATTTTAATATAACAAACGatagaaacaacaaaaaagtaatcATATGCCTCAAAAGACTAAAGATAAGCAGAAGTCAAGCAGGGCAGATCAAGGGTAAGCAGTTCAGATTATAAGGGCTTCCTGCTAAGAAATGAAATATGGGGGAGAGGCAGATGCTCCCACTAGAAGGAGTCTCAACACCAAAAATCTCTGCCTCAAACCATCTGAAATGGTGAGAACAGGCAAAGAGGTTCTTACAGATCCATGGAGGCTTTCAGAGGGCAAGGCTGTCAGCCCACCAGCCTTTGGCAGAAATATTTCACTACCAAGGCTAAAACATATTTCATTTATCTTGCAAGCTATACTTCAAACCCATTGTTCTAAACACTAAGCCTTCGTAAGGTGATCTTTGTTTTAGCAAAACTTTAGTTTAGTGAATGGAATCAGTGGGCTGTGGTTCACCTCCAGAAAGCCCAGACACCCCTCTGTTAGGGAGTCCAAAGAGATCTGTACTCAAGTAAGCTGAAGCAGCTGGAATAGAGGAGTACAGTCTTTCAGCTCCCAGCATGTCTTCTCCAGAGATTCAGCTCCCAGTTATTGCCCAATTCCAGAATTTTCCCAGCCTTGGTTAAAACAGAAGCCTTAAGTCCACCACAGGAAATGCAAGTACCAACACATGTTTTTAGCCAGcaggttgggaaaaaaataaagaaaaaaaaatcaatagagTTTTCAGAGAacattctttctctctctctctctctctccaaattAGAAATGAGGAGCCAGGAAAAGAAACCCTTACCCTTTACACTGACTGTGATGTAAGGATCAATGCACTGCCCAGCATCTTTCAGACCAATTTTCTCTATGTTGATAGTGAGTAATGTCATCCCGGGTTCAGATGGCAATCTGGGTAATAAAGTACCTGGAGGAAGCAAAGCACATTATTCACCCCTTCTGTCACCTTACAGCAGAGGCCTTGCTTACCCCCCCTTCATCTCTCAAAGACGTTCATCTCCTTAGGGAGCTCAAAGCCCAAGGATTCATATCCCAGCAGCACTACGCAGAGGTCTGTGCGCACAGACACCATTTGAGAGATTTCAAagcccacaccaaaaaaacccagagctgCCTCAAGGTAAGtgaatccattaaaaaaaaataataatgccaTAAAAACAGAGAAGAGCTTTGTTTAAAGTGTTCTTTCTTGCTCTCATGCAGAGTAACTCACTCAAGGAACTCACTTTATGTCATTACATTTGGAAGGCTGGATTCAGTCTGCAGCTGCAAGACATTCAGATACTTTCAGGAGTCCCACCCCATTGAACATGACTTGGCTTCATGTGGAACATTTAGACAGAGAGaataaggaggaaaagaacATTGTTGTTAATCCCACTGGACAACAGGGAACCAGAAGAGAGATTCTTAATTATCTAAGTTCTATTTAACCTCAacataaagggaaaataaatagtGTTTGTATCCCCTAAGTTCCCTTCTGCATTAAGCAAGGAGTTTCCTGCTCTATATCAAAACCATTTAGCAGTAAAAGTTCATGGCCACTGTAAATAAATGAATCCTCACAGTGCTGAGGAAGACAGTGCAGCCAGAAATCCAAAAGAAATCCAAACTGTTCAGATTCACTAAAAGCCAGGAGGGACATTCTGCCATCAACAATGGAATAGGTTTCCTCACACTGATTTTAGTGAAAACAAGCAGGCTTCAAGCCTCTTTCCAGTATTAGATGAGTAAGCACCAAGACAGAAAATGCCTAGACCTAAGGGCAGGTTTGATTTAAAGTTTTGattttctaatttaaaaaaaaagaaaatgttattcCAAGGCTTGAGGTCTAAACAAAGTAATAGTTTCCTTTGGCAAGTCCAACACAGGTTTTCCTTGatacttttttcctcttgatctgcttgaggagctggagaaccAAGATGGTTTTGTCCTATTAGAGCGACTGTTTATGCCAGAGGGAACCATGTATTGTGCTCTTAGAGCTagagccacagctccagcaagATTTCATGAGTATTCTCACGCCCAGTCTCTCCTTCAGGATCATCAGCAAGACCTGAATTCACATCTATGATGCAGCATGCTTCTCTGTTTCCCATCCTggctgctagcagattcatggCCTCCAACATGCTGTGTCTGCAGACATCATTCTGTAGTAACGGGACAGGCTCCTGACTGTGGTGTGAGAAATGTCAAAAGGCATCTTGAGCAGATGTCCAAAGACAGTTCTTACTTTGATCTAAACCATGGTAGAAGGATGCCTGCCTTCTGTTTGGCACAAAACCTTCACTCCGCCATCTTTCAGTTgcctgccaaaagcagcatggtGCTCAGAGCAAAGAACAATTCTAACACTAAAATCCATCAGTGGGAAGGACCAAGTGATAGGATACTTGACAGAAAAACACACCTCAAAGATGCATGAGGCTGGCTATCATAAAAATAGTGCCTTAAGACAAGCTATTCTGTTCCTGAAAAACGCTTTCCAGAATGAATGAAACTGCAGACTTGCAGTGACAGAAAAGTCATCAGGTAAGTAGGACAGATGGGCTCCAAGGAacactgtttcctttctgcctcAGCAGGAGGCACAGCCAAGCCAGTGGGCTAAAGCAGCTGACTGTAACCTAACATGAGCCAGAACCATCCAAGCAGGTCTTTCACTGAAGCCTCTGTAGTGATTTCAGAGAGAAGCCACCAGCTGACAGAAACCTCTCTATGGTGCAACTTTATTAGGGCTGGGCATCACACTGCCAGTCCACAGCCATGGCTTGGGCCTGTCAGCCTTCAGCAGGCTCACACTGAGGCTTTTCATGAGAAAACTGCCAGGCATTTCAGACATAACCACAGGGCATCATTGacagagggggaagggagcatcTACAAATGAAATAAGTGTCCTCCTACAAGCACATTTCAGACATACAAAGGTAAGTCAACCCAACAGCCTACTGCTACCAAGACACAGGTATTCAGTCTCTCCATTCCCAAACTCCAGttcagaggaaggggaaaaagtgACAAATCTCCATCTGGGTTCACAAGTGGAAACGGTTCATAGAAGAACCCACTGCCAACACACCACTGGAATAAAGGAGTATATAGTcaggaagaaaggcaggaaaCCTTTGCTGTTTGAGGCAGCTCAGCTTCATGCAGCAGAGAAGTCTAACTACAAAAGTACTTTTTCTATATGATTTTTCCATAAATTATGTATTCCATTGAAGAAAATCCAGCTACACCTACCTTTGGCTACACCACTAGCACAGCAGAACTTCTAGAAAACTATGTGAGGTACATCACCAAATATGACCTTCCATTTTTCTGGTACTGAAGGCAAATGAAGATCAACACAGTGATGCCTAGGACTATGATTGCTACCAAAGACTGTATTTTGAGGGCTGAAACTAAGAGCTGAATGAAGAGCACCACAGCCACATGAATATGATCAAAGAAATAACTGTATATACTAAAAGGTTCTCATACCTTCACTGGCTCCTGGGTTAGATGAATGGTGCAATGTGATAACGATGAAGCCATGCATGTAGAAGACAAGACCATGATAGACAATAGAGTTAGACAACAGAGTTAAGCACTATGGATTAAAGGCATACAGAAGAAAGAGTGCAACACAGTACTATCAATTCAGTATGGAAAGTCCATTTGACTTATAATGCACACTCAAAGCTGCAAACTGCTTTTGTTTAAGCCTCATCACCCAGAGAAAGGTCAACAGACCAACCTCCAAGCAGGTAAGACACACCACACTAATTCACATTCAATGGGGAAACAAGATGTGTGTTCCAGCAGTACAAAACCACCTTGGGTTTGTTTACATTACTGTAGCTGTGGGGAAGTTTAACTGATtgcaaaaaaacaaatcagaaaagTCAGACTAAGTAGATGACAATGTTAAATATCAGTAagctcaggagctgctctcacCTCCTCTTAAAAGCATGGTCTTACTGAAGAGTAAGTCTGTAAGAAAGTATATGCCCCAAACCTTTGCATTCTCCACTTCTTTAAAAGTGATTTAACTGTAAACTCCATCTGTTTGTCATCAGCCTGGATTCTTTCTTAAGCACATACACAACTTCTATGTCCACTACATGCACACAGCTCTGATGGGCTGCACAGAGGTCACTTAGCACTATGTGGCTAAGGCCTTACTCATTCACCACCATATCAAGAGCAcctccagctctctctgctgcacTTGGAGCAAACAGAATGCATCTTCATAAATGGATTTATCATGAATGACAAGGATCAAGACAGTCAATATCAGCAATAAAATATCACAATATATCACAGTATTTGTGAGCTTAACAGCTCTGTGCACAGCTACACCAGCATAGCCTGCAGGGATCGTATCCAGAAGCATGCACTGGTCAGAGCTAAGGACagagatcacagtatcacagtacattaaaggctggaagggacctccagagattgagtccaacccctctgccaaagcaggatcacttagggtagtctgcacaggaatgcatccagacaggttttgagtgtgtccagagagggagactccacaacccccctgggcagcctgttccagtgctccatcaccctcactgtaaagaagtttctcctcatgttgaggattACACCTTCTATATTCAAGCTTTAACCTATTGTtttttgtcttattattgcacaccaccaaaaagagcctggccccctccacttgatactacccctcagatatttatagacatcagatcccctctcagtcttctcaagactaaacagccccaggtctcagtctctcttcatgggggaaatgttcaagtcccctaataatccttgtggctctctgttggattctctccagcaggtcctaGTCTCTTGAAACCCAACACTGGAGACAGTATTCCCAACACTGGAGACAGTATTCCCAACA
It encodes:
- the AIDA gene encoding axin interactor, dorsalization-associated protein, with amino-acid sequence MSEAARSLLQRWGASFRKGTDFDSWGQLVEAIDEYQILARHLQKEAQSQHNNSEFTEDQKKTIAKIATCLELRSAALQSTQAQDEFKLEDLKKLEPILKNILTYNKEFPFDVQPVPLRKILAPGEEEHLEFEEDDEEGGAGAGSPDSFPARVPGTLLPRLPSEPGMTLLTINIEKIGLKDAGQCIDPYITVSVKDLNGIDLTPVQDTPVALRKEDTYVHFNVDIEIQKHIEKLTKGAAIFFEFKHYKPKKRFTSTKCFAFMEMDEIKPGAIVIELYKKPTDFKRKKLQLLTKKPLYLHLHQTLHKE